In one Pseudodesulfovibrio tunisiensis genomic region, the following are encoded:
- a CDS encoding multidrug effflux MFS transporter: MIGKDDRTAMTFALAFIIGASAMSTDMYLPALPMLVKQWGVSEAQGGLTLSMYFVAYSISMLIYGPLSDRYGRRPIMLFGLIFFSLASLLCATAQDMSQLIAYRVLQSIGAGAGTAVGTAMCRDSFEGALRQRVYAYIGVIIGVAPIVAPSLGGLILEVAAWQWIFVVQGLYGLAALVCAWCMADTLPQEDRTAEIGFITRYRTLFRNREYMMATVVFCLVMAPFYAHLATSPFIYMKFFGLDQGDFARFFALNALGMMLGAWLCAKLSKRVSGVAINTTGFCIVILAGACMIAVGGNGPLWFALPMVACSFGTGIGRPVSVSLSLEQVNRDIGSASSMMTFILLLFGAGIMWLASLDWPSRPVMIGIFALCGGGITLMLWPVMLRMFRRRGTDRCLYPEK; this comes from the coding sequence ATGATCGGGAAAGACGACCGCACGGCCATGACTTTCGCTCTGGCCTTCATCATCGGGGCCTCGGCCATGTCCACGGACATGTACCTGCCCGCCCTGCCCATGCTCGTGAAGCAATGGGGCGTTTCCGAAGCGCAGGGAGGCCTGACCCTGAGCATGTACTTCGTGGCCTACAGCATTTCCATGCTGATCTACGGTCCCCTGTCCGACAGATACGGACGCAGGCCCATCATGCTCTTCGGGCTGATCTTCTTTTCCCTGGCCTCGCTGCTGTGCGCCACGGCTCAGGACATGTCCCAACTCATCGCCTACCGCGTGCTCCAGTCCATCGGGGCCGGAGCCGGGACCGCTGTGGGCACGGCCATGTGCCGCGATTCGTTCGAGGGCGCGCTCAGGCAGCGCGTGTACGCCTACATCGGCGTGATCATCGGCGTTGCCCCGATTGTCGCCCCGTCGCTGGGCGGACTGATTCTGGAAGTCGCGGCATGGCAATGGATATTCGTGGTGCAGGGGCTCTACGGACTGGCGGCTCTGGTCTGTGCATGGTGCATGGCCGACACTCTGCCCCAAGAGGACCGGACTGCGGAAATCGGATTCATCACCCGCTACCGGACCCTGTTCCGCAACCGGGAATACATGATGGCCACGGTGGTCTTCTGCCTCGTCATGGCCCCGTTCTATGCGCATCTGGCCACTTCGCCCTTCATCTACATGAAATTCTTCGGTCTGGATCAGGGCGACTTCGCCAGATTCTTTGCGCTCAACGCGCTGGGCATGATGCTCGGGGCGTGGCTGTGCGCCAAGCTGTCCAAGCGCGTGTCCGGCGTGGCCATCAACACCACGGGATTCTGCATCGTGATTCTGGCCGGGGCGTGCATGATCGCGGTCGGCGGCAACGGACCGCTCTGGTTCGCCCTGCCCATGGTGGCATGTTCCTTTGGCACGGGCATAGGACGCCCGGTGAGCGTGTCCCTGTCTCTGGAGCAGGTGAACCGGGACATCGGCTCGGCCTCGTCCATGATGACCTTCATCCTGCTGCTTTTCGGGGCCGGGATCATGTGGCTGGCCTCGCTGGACTGGCCCAGCCGCCCGGTCATGATCGGCATTTTCGCCCTGTGCGGCGGGGGAATCACCCTGATGCTGTGGCCGGTCATGCTGCGCATGTTCCGCAGGCGCGGCACGGATCGATGTCTGTATCCGGAAAAATGA
- a CDS encoding DUF362 domain-containing protein, with protein MCKAATWPPSRFISGNRESRVFCAPLWIKPIIDFLKKSGARPFLTDASTLYVGQRGEAVSHHMCAARHGWDPLVLGAPVIIADGLKGDNEVAVPVHGKHIEDAYIAGDIASADFLVSVNHFKGHELAGYGGALKNLGMGCASKRGKMQQHYSTGPIPHPDHCVGCESCVRVCRTGALYLDEETGKIALDPEKCVGCGGCFVACRHNGLTVNWEIGVQDFLERMMEYVKGVLATKKKPCLHVNFVMDVVPDCDCVGFTDAPICPDIGILASFDPVAVDQASMDLVNEAQPLFPSKLPELTQPGDNKFLAIHNHVPEHMGLDYAEAIGLGTRDYQLVRM; from the coding sequence ATGTGCAAAGCGGCGACATGGCCGCCATCAAGATTCATTTCGGGGAACAGGGAGTCACGGGTTTTCTGCGCGCCCCTGTGGATCAAGCCGATCATCGATTTCCTGAAGAAATCCGGAGCAAGGCCCTTTCTCACGGATGCGTCCACCCTGTATGTGGGCCAGCGCGGCGAGGCGGTTTCGCACCACATGTGCGCCGCACGCCATGGCTGGGATCCGCTGGTCCTCGGCGCGCCCGTGATCATTGCGGACGGGCTCAAGGGCGACAACGAGGTGGCCGTGCCCGTGCACGGCAAGCACATCGAGGACGCCTACATTGCCGGAGACATTGCCTCGGCCGACTTTCTGGTGTCCGTCAACCATTTCAAGGGACACGAGCTGGCCGGATACGGCGGCGCGCTCAAGAACCTCGGCATGGGCTGTGCGTCCAAACGCGGCAAGATGCAGCAGCACTATTCCACGGGCCCGATCCCGCATCCCGACCATTGCGTGGGCTGTGAATCGTGCGTCCGGGTCTGTCGCACCGGCGCACTTTATCTGGACGAGGAAACCGGAAAGATCGCGCTCGACCCGGAAAAATGCGTGGGCTGCGGCGGATGCTTCGTGGCCTGCCGCCACAACGGCCTGACCGTGAACTGGGAAATCGGGGTGCAGGATTTTCTGGAGCGCATGATGGAATACGTCAAGGGCGTGCTTGCCACCAAGAAAAAGCCCTGCCTGCACGTCAACTTCGTGATGGACGTGGTGCCGGACTGCGACTGCGTGGGCTTCACGGACGCGCCCATCTGTCCGGACATCGGCATTCTGGCCAGTTTCGACCCGGTTGCCGTGGACCAGGCCAGCATGGACCTCGTGAACGAGGCACAGCCCCTGTTCCCGAGCAAGCTGCCCGAACTGACGCAACCCGGGGACAACAAGTTCCTCGCCATCCACAACCACGTGCCCGAGCACATGGGGCTGGACTATGCCGAGGCCATCGGTCTCGGCACCCGCGACTACCAGCTGGTCAGAATGTAG
- a CDS encoding HD domain-containing protein, translating into MSVIVRKSLLELIFSGAFMKRWNDKLRPMELVEVDKQAHKMIVAWLLFLLNSRDMDVEERRALGNEIVEGGLYDYLYRLVITDIKPPVFYRIKEDPEDYRVLTDWVLDQLRPRLTPLGDEFLDGLSRYLLEPEETRLSRRILQAAHLYASYSEFKLLESINRMDHELTEIKQSFEDRLAALADIRGVPDLLNEGNTVLGRFARMCGRLRFQKRWSQTPRVPETSVLGHMFIVAAYSWFFSMEVGACRARSQNNFFSGLFHDLPELLTRDIISPVKSASKVIGELIREYESRELERVVLGPLRKGGFPDVAARLEYFLGVEVGSEFASAVIRDGRIEKVSSDVLTRECNRDCLDPKDGELLKVCDSLAAFIEANTALRNGISSDQLHEALYRIRRRYNETPTVAGIQISALLADFD; encoded by the coding sequence ATGTCCGTGATCGTGCGCAAGAGTCTTTTGGAACTGATTTTTTCCGGCGCATTCATGAAGCGCTGGAACGACAAGCTCAGGCCCATGGAACTGGTGGAGGTGGACAAGCAGGCCCACAAGATGATCGTGGCCTGGCTCCTGTTTCTGCTCAACTCCCGGGACATGGACGTGGAAGAACGCCGCGCTCTGGGCAACGAGATCGTGGAGGGCGGGCTGTACGACTATCTCTACAGACTGGTCATCACGGACATCAAACCCCCGGTATTCTACCGCATCAAGGAGGATCCCGAGGACTACCGCGTGCTCACGGACTGGGTGCTGGACCAGCTTCGGCCCAGACTGACGCCGCTGGGCGACGAATTTCTGGACGGATTGAGCCGCTATCTGCTGGAACCCGAGGAAACACGGCTTTCCCGCCGCATCCTTCAGGCTGCGCATCTCTATGCCAGCTATTCGGAATTCAAGCTGCTGGAAAGCATCAACCGCATGGACCACGAACTGACCGAGATCAAGCAGTCGTTCGAGGACCGGCTTGCGGCTCTGGCCGACATCAGGGGCGTGCCCGACCTGCTGAACGAGGGTAACACGGTCCTCGGCCGCTTCGCGCGCATGTGCGGCAGGCTCCGCTTCCAGAAACGATGGTCCCAGACACCGCGCGTGCCGGAAACATCCGTGCTGGGGCACATGTTCATCGTGGCGGCATACTCGTGGTTCTTCAGCATGGAAGTGGGCGCGTGCCGGGCTCGCAGCCAGAACAACTTCTTTTCCGGTCTGTTCCACGACCTGCCCGAGCTCCTGACCCGGGACATCATCTCTCCGGTCAAGAGCGCATCGAAAGTCATTGGCGAACTGATCCGCGAATATGAGAGCCGGGAGCTGGAACGCGTGGTGCTCGGCCCCTTGCGCAAGGGCGGATTTCCGGATGTGGCGGCCCGGCTAGAATACTTTCTCGGCGTGGAAGTGGGCAGCGAATTCGCCTCGGCCGTGATCCGGGATGGCAGGATCGAAAAGGTCTCCAGCGATGTCCTGACACGGGAATGCAACCGGGACTGTCTGGACCCCAAGGACGGAGAACTGCTCAAGGTCTGCGACAGCCTTGCCGCGTTCATCGAAGCCAACACCGCGCTGAGGAACGGCATTTCCTCGGACCAGTTGCACGAGGCCCTGTACCGCATCCGCCGCCGCTACAACGAAACCCCGACCGTGGCCGGGATTCAGATCAGCGCGCTGCTCGCGGATTTCGACTGA
- a CDS encoding bacteriohemerythrin, with the protein MTRRLKWTDSLSLGVRQIDDQHRELIRIANGLLNAVELGRPTRVLENVLSRLREYTVFHFHSEETFMEDIRYPERGEHAREHFALKQRVKAFRRRLYRDEPLEVGEVLAFLQGWLLDHILVSDMDIARFLRETGRKRKPGSPGGSRK; encoded by the coding sequence ATGACAAGGCGATTGAAGTGGACGGACTCCCTGAGTCTGGGCGTCAGGCAGATCGATGACCAGCACCGCGAACTGATCCGCATTGCCAACGGCTTGCTGAACGCCGTTGAGTTGGGGCGGCCCACCCGGGTGCTGGAAAACGTGCTGTCCCGGTTGCGCGAGTATACGGTGTTCCATTTCCACAGTGAAGAGACGTTCATGGAGGATATCCGCTATCCGGAACGGGGAGAGCATGCGCGGGAGCATTTTGCGCTCAAGCAGCGGGTCAAGGCCTTTCGTCGGCGTCTGTACAGGGATGAACCTCTGGAGGTTGGGGAGGTCCTTGCGTTCCTGCAGGGCTGGCTCCTTGATCACATTCTGGTTTCGGACATGGATATCGCCCGTTTTCTGCGGGAAACCGGGAGAAAACGGAAGCCGGGAAGCCCGGGAGGCTCCCGAAAGTGA
- a CDS encoding aminotransferase class IV produces the protein MIHYRDNGFHEGPVPMDPTAPAFRFGTGFFETIYYNGTRLCLLDAHLDRLLGAFRAYGLEYETVDFPAVCLETVKRNQLADRPARVNIFYPVEDGPARPVILAAPYEPSPHKTFRLCVCNDRHVSTLAHCKTMSHMFYHLAWTRARARGFDDAAILDFHDHLLETGTASLLFERDGAFFEPESRYKLAGTAIAVARRMLDIAPVQISLDALPEYDHAYVLNSLTGMRPVVSIGETAFVPADDTCKQVTREILG, from the coding sequence ATGATCCATTACCGCGACAACGGTTTTCACGAAGGGCCGGTGCCCATGGACCCCACCGCGCCCGCTTTCCGGTTCGGAACCGGTTTCTTCGAGACCATCTATTACAACGGGACGAGGCTCTGCCTGCTGGATGCGCATCTTGACCGTCTGCTTGGCGCGTTTCGAGCCTATGGGCTGGAGTACGAGACCGTGGATTTCCCGGCCGTGTGTCTGGAAACCGTCAAACGCAATCAGCTTGCGGACAGGCCTGCCCGGGTCAACATCTTCTATCCCGTGGAAGACGGCCCGGCCCGGCCCGTGATTCTGGCCGCGCCGTACGAGCCGTCCCCGCACAAGACCTTTCGGCTCTGCGTGTGCAACGACCGCCATGTGTCCACCCTTGCGCACTGCAAGACCATGAGCCACATGTTCTATCATCTGGCATGGACCCGGGCCAGGGCGCGCGGATTCGACGATGCCGCAATTCTGGATTTTCACGACCATCTGCTGGAAACCGGGACCGCGTCCCTGCTGTTCGAACGGGACGGCGCGTTCTTCGAGCCGGAATCCCGGTACAAGCTGGCCGGAACCGCCATTGCCGTTGCCCGCCGGATGCTGGACATTGCGCCGGTGCAAATCTCTCTGGACGCACTGCCCGAATACGATCACGCCTATGTGCTCAATTCCCTGACCGGAATGCGGCCCGTGGTCTCCATCGGCGAAACCGCATTCGTGCCCGCGGACGATACCTGCAAGCAGGTGACCCGGGAAATTCTCGGATAA
- a CDS encoding phosphatase PAP2 family protein, with amino-acid sequence MERTLARTLFFLLLVVAAIVGCYLYVDRPVAEAAFLLKDTGWHTLAKAVSQLANHELFTALLAVGFVWGGIDALNNGPSYRSKSLLYLCTVVAAAMLAGDLLKLVFGRARPELLFSHDIYGFFPLAGDYLHYSFPSGHTLRIFSSMTGLGLVFPRVRVPALAVACLVGLCRVPALKHYPSDVLFGAFIGITIAVWGWRILYPYGCADTHR; translated from the coding sequence ATGGAACGCACCCTTGCCCGTACGCTCTTCTTTCTCCTTCTGGTGGTCGCTGCCATCGTGGGCTGCTATTTGTATGTGGATCGGCCCGTTGCCGAGGCCGCGTTTCTGCTCAAGGACACGGGCTGGCATACTCTGGCCAAGGCCGTGTCCCAGCTTGCCAATCACGAACTTTTCACCGCGCTACTGGCCGTTGGATTCGTCTGGGGCGGGATCGATGCGCTGAACAACGGGCCGTCCTATCGTTCCAAATCCCTGCTGTATCTCTGCACCGTGGTGGCCGCAGCCATGCTGGCGGGCGATCTGCTCAAGCTCGTGTTCGGTCGTGCCCGGCCCGAACTGCTCTTTTCCCACGATATCTACGGCTTCTTTCCGCTGGCCGGAGATTACCTGCACTACTCGTTCCCGTCCGGTCACACCCTGCGCATCTTTTCGTCCATGACCGGGCTCGGGCTCGTCTTTCCGCGTGTGCGCGTTCCGGCTCTGGCCGTGGCCTGTCTCGTGGGGCTCTGCCGAGTTCCCGCGCTCAAGCACTACCCCTCGGACGTGCTGTTCGGTGCGTTCATCGGCATCACCATCGCGGTCTGGGGCTGGCGCATTCTCTATCCCTACGGCTGCGCCGATACCCATAGATAG
- a CDS encoding aminodeoxychorismate/anthranilate synthase component II, translated as MNILLIDNQDSFTHNLRHLLASTPIAGERPNVRVESHAALDTLNPEADLLVISPGPGSPVEYPGYERLLETGIPVLGVCLGMQIINHLLGGELDRLPGCVHGRADSIVLDGREMTVARYHSLHVTRVGQGLDVLARNRAGVIMCLGNRQRGLLGCQFHPESFLSPHGKEFLDYAFRFLGLV; from the coding sequence ATGAACATTCTTCTCATCGACAATCAGGACAGCTTCACCCACAACCTGCGTCACCTTCTGGCCTCGACCCCGATTGCGGGCGAAAGGCCGAACGTGCGGGTGGAGTCCCATGCCGCGCTGGACACCCTGAATCCGGAAGCGGACCTGCTCGTGATCTCGCCGGGCCCGGGCTCGCCCGTGGAATATCCCGGGTACGAGCGGCTGCTGGAAACCGGCATTCCCGTGCTCGGCGTGTGTCTGGGCATGCAGATCATCAATCATCTGCTGGGCGGTGAACTGGACCGGCTGCCGGGCTGCGTGCACGGCAGGGCGGACAGCATCGTGCTGGACGGTCGGGAAATGACCGTGGCCCGCTATCATTCCCTGCACGTCACCCGGGTGGGGCAGGGGCTGGACGTGCTGGCCCGCAACCGCGCGGGCGTGATCATGTGTCTGGGCAATCGCCAGCGCGGCCTGCTCGGATGCCAGTTTCACCCCGAATCCTTTCTTTCGCCTCACGGCAAGGAGTTTCTGGACTATGCGTTCCGCTTTCTCGGCCTCGTGTGA
- a CDS encoding anthranilate synthase component I family protein produces the protein MRSAFSASCDRARFDAFAGELARRMDADLLLSAPGFTGESRTLAGIGPDREFVLEPDTSRDAIKSFCFSLPGTTLGYLSYAFGMHLRGIATDKACPVPFGVLRKYRAVAEFHAVTGTGASDASGTVEISGDPETVRMAADLFSNLDSPVAPGPVRGLPDGPFRASLDRAGYETGVRETLERIRDGHTYQLNLTTRLAWDCPELDSLNLFLHMRRTHPAPFYFWFTAGQQRILSTSPERFLRVEQGEVLAQPIKGTLRFDEYSPELERTLTSDPKEDAELSMIVDLLRNDISMNCEVGTVRVEEHKSVFQVDNLLQMYANVRGSLAPGRDCLDLFLDAFPGGSITGCPKRRSMEIIEELEPHARGAYCGSAVVIEDEQTMDSSILIRTAVHDRQRGVLEYWAGSGIVVDSDPVKEYWETMAKAEKFLHPGDA, from the coding sequence ATGCGTTCCGCTTTCTCGGCCTCGTGTGACCGCGCGCGATTCGACGCGTTTGCCGGGGAGCTGGCCCGGCGCATGGACGCTGATCTGCTGCTCTCCGCCCCGGGATTCACCGGGGAGTCCCGCACGCTGGCGGGCATCGGTCCGGACCGGGAATTCGTGCTGGAGCCGGACACTTCCCGCGATGCGATCAAGTCATTCTGCTTTTCCCTGCCCGGCACCACGCTTGGCTATCTGAGCTATGCCTTTGGCATGCATTTGCGCGGCATTGCCACGGACAAGGCGTGTCCCGTGCCTTTTGGTGTGCTGCGGAAATACCGGGCCGTGGCCGAATTCCACGCCGTCACCGGCACCGGGGCCAGCGATGCATCCGGCACTGTGGAGATTTCCGGCGATCCGGAGACCGTGCGCATGGCAGCCGACCTGTTCAGCAACCTAGATTCGCCCGTTGCCCCCGGTCCGGTTCGCGGCCTGCCGGACGGTCCGTTCCGCGCTTCTCTGGATCGAGCCGGATACGAGACAGGCGTGCGCGAGACCCTGGAGCGCATCCGGGACGGCCACACCTATCAGCTCAACCTGACCACGCGGCTTGCCTGGGACTGCCCGGAGCTGGATTCCCTGAATCTGTTTCTGCACATGCGGCGCACGCATCCCGCGCCCTTCTATTTCTGGTTCACCGCCGGACAGCAGCGCATCCTGTCCACCTCCCCGGAACGCTTTCTGCGTGTGGAGCAGGGCGAGGTGCTGGCCCAGCCCATCAAGGGTACCCTGCGGTTCGACGAATATTCCCCGGAGCTGGAGCGCACTTTGACGAGCGATCCCAAGGAGGATGCCGAGCTTTCCATGATCGTGGACCTGTTGCGCAACGACATTTCCATGAACTGCGAGGTCGGGACCGTGCGTGTGGAGGAGCACAAGTCCGTGTTTCAGGTGGACAATCTGCTTCAGATGTATGCGAACGTGCGCGGCTCTCTTGCGCCGGGCCGGGATTGTCTGGACCTGTTTCTGGACGCGTTCCCGGGCGGGTCCATCACGGGCTGCCCCAAGAGGCGGTCCATGGAGATCATCGAGGAACTGGAGCCGCATGCCCGGGGCGCGTACTGCGGTTCGGCCGTGGTCATCGAGGACGAACAGACCATGGATTCCTCGATCCTGATCCGCACCGCAGTGCATGACCGGCAACGCGGCGTGCTCGAGTACTGGGCCGGAAGCGGCATCGTGGTGGACTCGGACCCCGTGAAGGAGTATTGGGAAACAATGGCCAAGGCCGAAAAATTCCTGCACCCGGGGGACGCATGA
- a CDS encoding LysR family transcriptional regulator has protein sequence MELYQLKTFIVVAEEAHLTRASERLHASQPTVSAHIKSLEEELATRLFIRTPKGMRLTEAGTLLKARADAVLAAVADMRREARLLNDELVGEVSVGLSTDADFLRVVPLVTGLGEAHPRITLQLGQGYSTSIRDDVRSGNLDAGFVFGEPRQSDIHAVRLESTQFYVAVPDVWKDSIKGGLDALARLPWINSPSDCPAQSLFNKFFADNNIQPAITLEADGDEIIRALVAAGKGISFFRAEEAEAASRIGRPVHCVPFDGLTIDLFFIFQRNRDQDPVMSAVLNQVQKVWSMD, from the coding sequence ATGGAACTCTACCAGCTCAAGACATTCATCGTCGTTGCCGAGGAAGCGCATCTCACCCGCGCCTCGGAACGGCTGCATGCCAGCCAGCCCACGGTCAGCGCCCACATCAAGTCGCTGGAAGAGGAACTCGCCACCCGGCTGTTCATCCGCACGCCCAAGGGAATGCGTTTGACCGAGGCCGGAACCCTGCTCAAGGCCCGGGCCGACGCCGTGCTGGCAGCCGTGGCAGACATGCGGCGCGAGGCGCGGCTGCTCAATGACGAGCTTGTGGGCGAAGTCAGCGTGGGCTTGTCCACGGACGCGGATTTCCTGCGCGTGGTGCCTCTGGTCACGGGACTCGGCGAGGCCCACCCGCGCATCACGCTTCAGCTCGGTCAGGGCTACAGCACCTCGATCCGGGACGATGTGCGCTCCGGCAATCTGGACGCGGGCTTCGTGTTCGGGGAGCCCAGACAGTCCGACATCCACGCCGTGCGTCTGGAGTCCACGCAGTTCTACGTGGCCGTGCCCGACGTGTGGAAGGATTCCATCAAGGGCGGTCTGGACGCATTGGCCAGGCTGCCCTGGATCAATTCGCCGAGCGACTGCCCGGCCCAGTCCCTGTTCAACAAGTTTTTCGCGGACAACAACATCCAGCCCGCCATCACGCTGGAAGCGGACGGCGACGAGATCATCCGCGCTCTCGTGGCCGCGGGCAAGGGCATCTCCTTTTTCCGCGCCGAAGAGGCCGAGGCAGCCTCGCGCATCGGCAGGCCCGTGCACTGCGTGCCCTTTGACGGCCTGACCATCGACCTGTTCTTCATCTTCCAGCGCAATCGGGATCAGGACCCGGTCATGAGTGCGGTTCTGAATCAGGTGCAAAAGGTCTGGAGCATGGACTAG
- the cbiM gene encoding cobalt transporter CbiM, translating into MHISEGVLSGPVLAAGWGLAALGTAVGLKRIDMDRIMTVAILSAAFFVASLIHVPLGPSNAHLVLCGLLGVILGWAAFPSILIALALQALLFQYGGLTVLGVNAFNMAAPAVLCHYLFRPMLSGRSAGQFAAAFGCGFLAFGMSAFLTATALALSGDAFLPAAKAIVVFQLPIMGVEGVITGFTYSFLAKVKPEALGLDPA; encoded by the coding sequence ATGCATATTTCCGAAGGAGTTCTGTCCGGTCCCGTTCTGGCCGCCGGATGGGGATTGGCCGCGCTGGGCACGGCGGTCGGGTTGAAAAGAATCGACATGGATCGGATCATGACCGTGGCCATCCTGTCCGCCGCGTTCTTCGTGGCTTCCCTGATCCATGTGCCCCTTGGGCCGTCAAATGCGCATCTGGTTCTCTGCGGTCTGCTCGGAGTCATTCTGGGATGGGCCGCCTTTCCCTCCATACTCATCGCCCTTGCGCTTCAGGCTCTGCTGTTCCAGTACGGCGGACTGACCGTGCTCGGCGTGAACGCCTTCAACATGGCCGCCCCGGCCGTGCTGTGCCATTACCTGTTTCGGCCCATGCTTTCCGGCCGGAGTGCAGGGCAGTTTGCTGCCGCATTCGGCTGCGGATTCCTGGCCTTTGGCATGAGTGCCTTTCTTACGGCCACGGCCCTTGCCCTGTCCGGCGACGCGTTCCTGCCTGCAGCCAAGGCCATTGTGGTTTTTCAACTGCCCATCATGGGCGTGGAAGGCGTGATCACCGGATTCACCTATTCCTTTCTTGCCAAGGTCAAACCCGAGGCGCTGGGCCTTGACCCGGCCTGA
- the trhA gene encoding PAQR family membrane homeostasis protein TrhA, with the protein MALTLRDPVSGLTHCIGALLAVLGTVLLVVRASIPAMPWHIVTFSIFGGFMILLYLSSTLYHWLPLSETGTRVLRRIDHSMIFLYIAATYTPICLIPLRGGWGWSLFGCVWGIAVAGVFLKIFWLHAPRWLSTAIYLAMGWMVLVGIYPLVVNLETGALAWLVGGGLAYSVGAVIYACKRPDPWPNVFGFHEIFHLFVMLGSFCHFIVMYCYISRA; encoded by the coding sequence ATGGCTCTCACTCTCAGAGACCCCGTGAGCGGACTCACCCACTGCATTGGCGCACTCCTGGCCGTGCTCGGCACCGTACTGCTCGTGGTCCGCGCCTCGATCCCCGCCATGCCGTGGCACATCGTCACCTTTTCCATCTTCGGCGGGTTCATGATCCTGCTCTACCTGTCCAGCACGCTCTACCACTGGCTCCCCCTGTCCGAAACCGGAACCCGCGTGCTGCGCCGCATCGACCATTCCATGATCTTTCTCTACATCGCGGCCACATACACGCCGATCTGCCTCATTCCCCTGCGCGGTGGCTGGGGCTGGTCCCTGTTCGGTTGCGTCTGGGGAATCGCCGTGGCCGGAGTGTTCCTGAAAATCTTCTGGCTGCACGCCCCGCGCTGGCTGTCCACCGCCATCTATCTCGCCATGGGCTGGATGGTGCTCGTGGGCATCTATCCCCTTGTCGTGAATCTCGAAACCGGTGCGCTCGCCTGGCTCGTGGGCGGCGGTCTGGCCTACAGCGTGGGCGCGGTCATCTATGCCTGCAAGCGGCCCGATCCATGGCCCAACGTCTTCGGATTCCACGAAATATTCCACCTGTTCGTCATGCTCGGCAGCTTCTGCCATTTCATCGTCATGTACTGCTACATCAGCCGGGCATAG
- a CDS encoding RrF2 family transcriptional regulator, with translation MRLTTRSRYGTRMALDIAQHAIDGPVRIQDIAERQGVSVKYLEKLIRKLKDAGFIKSKRGPRGGHMLARKPAEISVGEIVRVLEGDAHLVECRTGKEDCQRMEVCLTRRLWKEAADAMYEKLNSITLADLLADAAQCSAPEATPMLMD, from the coding sequence ATGCGACTGACAACACGAAGCCGATACGGAACCAGAATGGCCCTGGACATTGCGCAGCACGCAATCGACGGCCCGGTCCGCATTCAGGACATTGCGGAGCGCCAGGGCGTTTCCGTGAAATATCTTGAGAAGCTGATTCGCAAGCTCAAGGATGCGGGATTCATCAAGAGCAAGCGCGGCCCCAGAGGCGGGCACATGCTGGCCCGCAAGCCTGCGGAGATCAGCGTGGGAGAAATCGTGCGGGTGCTGGAAGGGGATGCCCATCTGGTGGAATGCCGCACGGGCAAGGAAGACTGCCAGCGCATGGAGGTCTGTCTGACGCGGCGACTTTGGAAGGAGGCTGCGGACGCCATGTACGAAAAGCTGAATTCCATCACGCTGGCCGATCTGCTTGCGGACGCGGCCCAATGTTCGGCGCCCGAGGCCACACCCATGCTCATGGATTAG